DNA from Ammospiza caudacuta isolate bAmmCau1 chromosome 6, bAmmCau1.pri, whole genome shotgun sequence:
AGAGACCCAAAGACAAGGCTAGACTATTACAACCCTAATGCATCCAACAAAAGAGGGCAGGAAATGGCAagacacagctgctgcttctaGCTTGGGTTGTGAACATTATGCTatattaaagtaaaaaaaaaaagtttgctttTAAAGTAGTGAATGATAAATGTGTTGTTCAAAAGTTTGCAGAGACTCTAGCAGTTTCTGGAAAAGGAGCTGTAAGTATAACTTATTCTGTGCAACGTCTGTCTGTGATGTTTTCTCATTGAAAGAGAAATGAACTTGAGGGACTCGCAGAGAATAAACTGATTAGTTGTAGAGAAAGTACAATTTGTTAGGGGGAAAATGGAACCAATACGGGAATCTCTGCTTTATAATTCAGTTTTGCACGTCCCGATGCCATCAGCAGCCACAACTAAGGTGAGCGAACTGGTGAAACTCCGCTGCTTGTAAATGCACAGACCGGAGCAGGTCTAGTCGCTGGAGAGAGCTGGATCCCTGGCTTTTATACTTAACCCCGAAAGAAATGCTGTCAGCCACAGAGCGGCAGGAGGGACAGACTGGTGCCGGACACCGGGCACCGCTcacagggatggcagggggctgtgggtgagccccgggagctgcagcgctcggcagcagggcagggcagggcacaggggctctTTCTCTCAGGTGCCTTCTCCCTGGCACCCTCCCGTGCCCGGGTCTCTGAGCAGCGATGTGCACTCCCTGGCCCCCCTTGGGTCTCTGAGCAGCGATGTGCACTCCCTGGCCCCCCTTGGGTCTCTGAGCAGCGATGTGCACTCCCTGGCCCCCCTTGGGTCTCTGAGCAGCGATGTGCACTCCCTGGTCCCCATTTGGGTCTCTGAGCAGTGATGTGCCCTCCCTGGTCCCCATTGTGTCTCCGACCAGTGATGTgccctcccctgtccctctctgtcccccgctgtccccctCGGCcccgggcacagggcaggctgaCGGCCCCGCCGCAGCTCCCGCTCCCCGCGTCGTGCTCCCAAGTGCCCCTAATTGGATTGCGGTAATTTCTGCCCTTCCTAGAGCGGCGGGGAAGGGCCCGGGGGAGGCGGGGGGAGCTGTGGGCGGCTCTCGGCTCCCGGCTcccggcgcggccgctccgctGCCCATAAagcgcggcgggagcgcggcggggccgcggccatGCAGTGAGAGCCCGCCTGGGACCAGCCCCGCTCCGGCCTCGCCACGGCAGCTCTGCGAGGGACAGACCCCCAGCTCAAGGTACCCCGGCCCTTCTCCCGGGGGGAACcgggctcccagccctggagccgCTCCCCCCGCGCCCCGGGACGGGCCGAGCTGCGGTTTAACCCCGAGCGGCTTCTTGCAGATGCAGAGGTGCACCGGAGTCCTGTTCCTGTCTCTAATCCTTTGTGCCGCCCTCTCGGAAACACTCGGGCTGGTTTTCTCAGTAAGTATCCGTGCCTCAGCGAGCGAGGGACCGCCGCGAACCTCCCACGGATGCGCACTGTTCTTAGATGTAGGGGTTGTAAAGGAGACAGCACTCAAAACCATTTCGGGCTATAAACAGTTTGCCTCTTCCCCCCCCCCAGCTAAGAATTTCGAGATTTTGAATACTAgcacttttatttaaaaaaaaatactataaCTAAGAATGTCTAGTTGCTAGACCAAAATGGAATGGGTGTCCCACCTGCCTCTGAAAAGGTGATGTACGTATGGACTTCTTTTATGAAGAGGTTGCCATGTAAACCCAAGCATTAAAAAGAAGCATTGCAGTTTGCTAAGGAGGCTATCTGGTGGCAGTATAAACTTCCAGTATAAAGTTGAAATTTCTGCCTCCAAAGTGTGACTTGCAGTCATCACTTATGTGGTGTGAAATGTTCAAACCGCATGGATGTCAATAGCAACACTATAGACTTAGACAGGGAAGGGGCAAGAGTTCGCCATGAATATTTACTGCAATATGAtttgctttactttttaaatattttttttccttgattttgaGCTTTCAGAAGACTCTGCTAAGAGAATGTCCTTTTTTGTGTAGGTCATGCAATAACATACTTGTGGTTTTTCCTTCAAGGCAAAAGACAAAAGGGGTTGGACTTTGAATAGTGCTGGTTATCTACTTGGGCCACGTAAGTGAGGCActtcttttttcattatttcaaaatgcaaaaattgTGTTATTCACTTCTCTGAATACAGCAATTTTGTCGAAACCTGCAAGACTGAACAAACTCATCTGGGAAAACACTTGTTTAGATGTTTCTTACATGCCTGTCATAGGACTGAGTTGTCTTAGACCACAGCTGTTCTTTTCTAAAGAAGTGTGATGGGAGGCCTTATGTCCAGAAACACATCTGCTCACATTTGGTGAGCAGCTTCTGAACTGTAATTTTCATATGACAAATACATCACCACCAGAAGTGTTAAAAATTCCTACAGCATCATAGATGTCAAGAGCAGAATGACAAAATGTGTACCTCTCCATGTATTTCAGATTTCACCTCTAAATCTTTTTACAAACTTTCACTACTTGACTTTAtaagactaatttttttttaattaaagcaaaattaattaaaacagtAACTTGCAAACTCAAGACTATTAGCAGCTCACTATGTGTAAAACCAATATACAAGGTGTTCAAAACACAGGGCACTGGTTTACAGATGTAGGTAACAAATTCAGgttttaagaaaagaaatgcagaacgAAGCAGTTCCAAATATTTGTCCCTTTACCATTTATTCTGATGAATGTGGCAAAATTCATCACCAgtgtttctgtattttcagtctCAGTAACACATAGACAAATACTACACATACTTACTCtgacatttttcattctttttagcTAACAATAAGGATACATAAAAAAGAAGTTTAATGCATCTTAATTGTATTAACTAGTTCTGTAAATGCCTGGAAGTATATTTGCCCAAAGCACATCTAAGCAAATTGGAAAAAATACTGTGGGGAAATGATCTTGTCAAAGAGTTCTATTTTACATCTAAGATTGGACAGTAGGAATCATCCTTTGTTGCAGGTCATATTCATCAGCTTTTACTGCTTATCATATTGATAAGCAGCAGGTCATAATGATAAGCTTTTACTGAGTCAAATAACTcctctgatttttaatttatttatcaGATGCAGTAGATAACCACAGATCTTTTAATGACAAGCATGGTTTCACTGGTAAACGTGAAACACTGCCTGAAGAGGATATTAAAGCAGGTAATGAAATCTGGAAATAAGcatttttgatttgtttttatgTTAAGTAATTTATTTACTATTGAATTTACTACTGAAATTACTGTTGAATTTATTGAATAATTTACTATGGAACTGACTATTTGGATACAAAACTATTTCTGCATTTCAACAGAAATCCTAATAAACatatgaaaggaagaaaaatgacaTTTGGCCACTCAATGTGATCTTTATATGGTCATAGATTACAATATCTAAGTGATTAGGAAAATGTATCATAATTTTGTGGCTCTAAATGTGTAATAGGTCATGTTGCTTTGAAAaaactttggtttttttctctttttatatgTTAAAGTAAGTATTTCAAATGTCACTGTGGCCACTCCAGAATTAATTGCTTTTTGGTAGAGACTCTATAAAGGTGTCTTTCAGTAATGAAAGCTATAGAAAATACAAACTCCCAAGATTTCCTATGATTAAGCAAGGTGGCTTATCTTGATTAAAAGACTGAGAACCTGGTCACAACTGAAGTCAAAATACTCAGATGTTTCATGTGCCAGAATTTAGTAAATGGCAGTGAAAAGGGTGCAGCCATGTTCTGGATTTGTCATCCAAAGCTGGGCctctaaaatacaaatatatgtCTAGACTCCCTTATGAAGAGAAGCTGACAATTTTTAGGCTTTATTTTGAACACCTATTTCAGGATAAGGCGTAGAAACTTCTAGAAAAACCAATTTTATCTCCTGAGGAGAAACTAAACCTGCTGCAGACATCTCAAGTGAGCTGGGATGAATCTCATCCTTAGGCTGATAAAAGTGACCACAGTCCTTACTGAGTGCATTTATCACTGCTCTAATGGGGGCAAAACAGAGGGTTTGGAGCCTATTTTAAATAACACCCAGAACAGTGCAAATGTAGTTAACACTAAATAAGTTCATAAATAAAGGACATGTGCTTAATTACAATCTCATACATACATACTCCATAAAGAGAAGAGAAACATTAATGCATTTCTTAAGTGTTAACACTCTCTGAAGGACTGTCTGTTTAGTTCTGGCACAGCTACACAGTGAGGCtttggggtttgtgtgtgtagtatttttttttttttttggtgctgtgctttagtggggtttttttgtttgtttttttaaggaaaggaaTCCAACCCTGCTGTTTCAAATACCAGAGTTAAAACAATATATGGCTGGTAAAAGCCAATGTAAAAGTAAAGGATTTGTAATCTAGTAGTAGAGATCACATTGCAGCATGGTGCCATTTGTGCATATCTCCGGTCCCTTATAGGAATATGAACTTATGGGTTTATGGAACTCTCTTCCTGGGTACTGGTAAACCTCAACAATTGCAGATAAACCCAACCAAACTTGACAGGATGAGACTTCAAAATTACACAGCTGCCTGTGCTATGAACTTCATTCTCTTCCCTCaacaaatatttctttgaaGCTGAAGTTTATTACAGATTTCTACAATTACGGAGTTCCTACCCAAAGGAGATttaaatatctatatatatctaatGCATAAGAAATTCATAAGGTAATCAgtatattattttaattgaaaatgaAGGCTTTCTCCTGATTATTTGCAAAAGCCCCTTATAATGGCAATATATGCACATATTATTTTGTTAATGTGAAAGAGTTCCTGCAAAGGACTGTGCTCTCCTTGAAGCAATACTGCAAAATTCAAAAGCTCTCCAGATAACCTAGAAAAATTTGTAAGCTGAATTAGGGACTGAACATTAGGTCCAGGAAAAAAGCCCACAACAAAAATACAACCATCTATGAGCATAATTAGTCAAATCTTCAAGTTACAAGATCATAATGGTTTGTTTACTGAAATCTGCAAGTTATCCACTATGCAGAATTAAGGTAAATAGCAGAGCAATACGTAAGTACAATATTTCCAAGTTatggaggaaaaatatttatccaaTAAATTTCACATGGATAAAAAAGTCTTGAAAAAATGTGACCaatataataataacaaaattcATAACAGGTTAGGTGGGAATAAAAGCTAaggaaaaattcaaataaaagaGTATTATTAATGCAAATAATGTCTTTGTGTGAGTTCAAAGGCTGGAACACAAGATTTTTAGGTGCAAACATATTAAATGCATTCTTAAATGCTTATTCTCCTTTCACCAGAAACCTTTGTGTCCCTTGCAACACtcatcaatattttaaatttgtacTACAGAGCTCAGTCTGCCTTCTGACCCATCTGATAATGTTTTCAGTGATGTAATAATGGACTGTTGGTTCTGGTACCCACATCTGTGTGCAGAGAGTTAAACATCTTGGGGAAATTACTTAACATTTGTTCTTAATAGACAGCCGTTCTCCATCCTCCTAAAAGTAGCAAGGTGTCTTCCTCCAACTCCTGGctgatgtttttttctctcatttacaGATGCAGAAAGCATCCTTCTCTAAAGTGCAATAACAAGCCCCCACTAGGCCATTAAAACAGCATCCAAAAGCTATTTTCACAAGCTCGAAGACAAGTGTATTGGATTAGATACCTGTGTGAAAACAGCTTTCTGGACTTGTAGAAAAACACCCAGGCCTAGGTTTTGGGCCACAAATCACTTCTGTGTAATTTGAAAGGCTTATTTGGAACAAAGTCAGGCTACTTTGAATGAACTTTTGAATGAATGAACTTTTAACTGTTCTGTAAGGCTGATGAATTTGTTTGCTACGTTTGAAATTTAACCCATTCCTGCAGGCTCAGGTGGAGACAAGAGagagagctggggacagaggatAATTCTCTTCTGCAACAGATCTCTTAAGGCCTAGAGACCACAATCATTAAGGTGTCAAAGCAGCTGCCATGCAGCAATGGCATACAAAGCTGGGTAAATTTGATTCTCAGAATTGGAGTCCttagagcagctctgcccttccaTGGAAGGAGGTTTTCCATCAAGGATTTTAAGGGAAAAGGAATTTCAGAtagttttggtgtttttttcccctccccagagTACTCATTAACTTAACCACAGAATCTCATATGATGTGTTTGAACCATGTTAACAGTGAGTAACAGGCAGCTTGTTTCACAGGGAGCCTTGGGAGACCCCTGGCTGATGAAAACATTGTGCGCACAGTAATTGAATTTTTGACCTACTTGCATCTGAAAGGTTAGTGAATAACTTTTATTCTTTCACAGTTTCTGGTAAGAAATTTGCTGAGGAGGCAAGACTATGCCTAAGGTACACATCTGCTGCAGATTTGAGTGTGCAAGACTTGCAACAGCATCTCTGGCATCACTGTCATGCACAGAGTGCAGGTGATCCTGAAAAATTGCAGCTCAGTGCAGATCAGATGCAACAGAGTTCTGAAACCATCCCATCACTTGTTAGTGCCTAAAGGAACACATCTCTCTTTTTGCATGTATTCTGCAATAAAGTTGCAAGACAAAATTGCAACAACACTGAGCTGAATGTTGGCAAACAGCTCAGACTGCTCTGGAGTAAAAGCTCTGTACAGCCTCACGGTTGTGATGAGAGTTGTAGTGCTGAGCTCACAGCTGGCTCTGTAAGAATGGTAACTTTACTATGGAATTTATCTCCTTCTGAGTTTTCattcattttgctttaaaaaaacctaaacaaacaCAATATTCAGCTTTTAAAAACCTCTTCAGCTCTTCTAGAACTGTCTACAAAATGTATAAAACCATTGTAGATAGTTGCAAGGAAACCAACAGGTGGAAAAAGCTTATTCTACTCCAAACgtttgaggattttttgtgtCTCAAAAGGAGACAATTCAATAAATCAGTAACTTCCATGTTATTACTCTTGTATACAACAAATTGTAAGCAACTTTGTGGCAAGTGTATGCTGTGGAAATGTGtgtacatttgtatttttatttaattattaaaagaGACTTTCAACATATCAGTTCATTTTCTGCATACCTGGGTTGCTTTTTACTCATTGTTCTCTGAATTATTTGTATCTACCCAAGGAAAATAATTCTCATTACTGAAAAAGTGAACCCAGTGTTTATTGAATTGAGTTtgcatttgaaaacaaaacctctGTATAGCTAGTCCTAAGGGCCTGAAATAATTCAAGCACATATTTAAAGCAGATTATTAGCATATGTATTTACTGTGGACAAAGTAGTTGTTTGTTGTACCACTGTGAAGAAAGAGCCCAAAACTCCTTTACTCTGCTGTGTGAGCCTAGGAAGTAAAATCAATATTTGGACACAGCAAAAAAGGGGTAAAATAACCTCAATCACACACCTTCTGCATAGGCTAAAACCTGCTAAACcagacaagaaaataaaaagcatctcACAGAAATACAAATTACTTCTTCCCTGCAACAAATGAGCTTAAAAGGCTCCCTTCTTATGACTGTGATGACAAACAGTTGTTTTTATTCAGAAAAGGTGTTGGTATTACCATGTCctcatgaaaaacaaaaaaggaatcTGCAGATCTGCTTTTTGCAGACATAGTTCTTGTAGTCTCAGGTTGCAACAGACACAGAATGTTGTCACATGTTATCTCTTAACAATATTTATTGGAAAGGCTTAGTACAAACTCTTACACAAACACAGATCTGTAAATTAAGCAGCTGAATACCATATTTTTTATTGATAGAAATCCTTCAACACATTTGCTTCAATGAAACCTTACTGCATTAAATACATTGGTTTAGAGATGTTCCTTGGTGGGGGAAGGGGCAAAAGCCTCACTCATGGGATTCAGATTCAGGCAATAGTGATTCAGATTAGATATACATTTTAATCTGCAtgaaaaaagcagtatttttacTGCTAAGAAGTACCTTGATAATAACTAAAAGTGGCCTTCAtctttttctcttggaaattaTTCCCTCCAGCTTTGAGTGCTTCtcataaaaagcaaaatgtagAATGGCAGCTGTAATTAGATAATATTAAGTCTTATGAGATGCTGGGATCCAGCAATATCAATTgacataataaaattaatataattgtTGTTCTGTCACTGCTGTTTCTAAAATGTTGGAATTGTATCAGGAAGATATTATTGacattcaaaaggaaaaaaccccagtattttataaattaaaatatgacaAGTTCAAAGATTTGTCTTTTCTAATTgagaaaaatattcctaaaattATATATTACTGAAACTGGATTTCATTACTTAATTGCTAAGATAAATATGCATATTTACATATGTGTTAATTatctttttctcctgtttttcagAGGTGGGAGCACTTGACAAGCTACCTACACCAGAGGAAATGAACCAGTcttgaaaaattcatttttattttgttgcagTGTAGATTTAGAATGAATTCTAAACAAAAGACCAACATGACCTGAAGTTAAGAAGTATGGTTTGCATTTATTTGATAAATGGTAAACAGCATTCTGCCCTCTGGTTGGTTTGTTGgattattttttgctttttttatccTTCCATCCCTCTCCTGCAATGTCATTGTGTATAATTTTGctttggtaattttttctgttggtaaatgataaaataaaaataaagagcaatgaagttgtttcattttaaaattatgtacaTACCAGCACACAATGCATAGAAATCGTGGGGTAAATTGTAAGATTACACTACACTACTCTGCAATATTAGAGCAGAATAAAACATATACATTGTATATTGGGTACTTTAAATAACAGGAAAACAACTTCAGAGTGCTGCCATGCAGAATCATTTTAAGCCACAGATCTGTCTATACCTCTGTGCTTCAAGGAAACATTACTCCCTGTTCCTATTTTCACAGACATGACATAAACTCCAGTTCATAATAAATTTCACATTATTCACCTGTACTCCACTGGCCCATTGGCTGGAGCATACCTGGATGCAATGCAGATTCAAGTGTTGTGTGCAGGTTTACACAAATCCTTTGTGTAGGATTCCGTGTCATTGAGACATGGGGCTGCAATCTTAATGAAGAAAAGCTCCTGGCTGCTACCAGATTAAAAATATACTTGACGAGATGCTTCATTCTGAGTCCAGCAAAGCATTTGGGTCCATGTTTAATCCATGCAAAACAGCTTTGATGTGCTGGACCAGGATGCTAGGCCTGCACACAATAAATGTCAGATCAAGACTGAGGAAAGGTTTGAGATGTTACAGAACCTTAGAAAGGTTTTTCATACTCAGATGACTTTCAGCCTCTGCACAGTGCAATGAAATATCATCCTTTCACAATGCTGACGTGCACTGCAGTGCACAGACTGACAGAAATTTTGCAGACCTTTATTATCTGAtctgttttttcacttttagcATAGCAGAATTCTAAAAGCCTAGGCACCATTGTGTGCTTTGTACCCAGCCAGGCATGCCGCCCTGTCACTCAGGCTGTGCTCTTCCTGTGATAATCACTCAGCCTCTGATCTCATGTCTCATGTTTTCACTTTCCAAAGTGTCAAAATACACTTCATACCAGATCCAGTGTGCTTCTGAGCAAAGCCTTCACACTATGTTTTActggatttctctttttttctgcagagTAATGAAAGAAGTATACACTGCTAATATGCATGCTGTTCAACATTATTTGGCAAATTTATGGGCTtcccaaaatgtgaaaaaataataaagtgaAATTTAACCTCTGTACATTAGTATAGCTCAGTAAACCCAAACTCTCATTTCCTCTAGTAATGTCCACACTTCTCACATAACCTTGAAATAACCTCACTAAAATTaagaggttttcttttctttgactTCCATGGACTTTGACTCATTGCTAAAATCCAGGATCTATTTGAAGAACTCAGAAGCAATCCATCTCTGGCAAAGCAGCTGAATCTACGATCAAATAAAAGGAACTTCATTTTAGCAttgaatttctttccttttcaaaaagaataagaaattaGAAATAATGGGATAGAATGAGAAAGAGTTATTACTTTGATCCAATTAGTATATCTTCAGCTCCTTAGAGTTGGAGTCATCCTGTTAGAATGGTCAttcaaaattctgaaatttgaGACTATTTGAAACAGTGGAAAACTCATAGGATCAGGAAGATTTACAGCACTGTCTAAGCAGGGAGGCTCACAAGGTTTGACATTGTGCTGCACagttatatgtatatattatagAAACCAGATTATTATAAACTAATTACCAAAAGCAGTCCACATACTTTCATTTAATAATTTCTGCATTCAAACACATATTTGATAATATTCTGAAATAGAGACAGGTAAAATTTTCACCTTGTTTTTTCACCCTTGTAATGCCTCTTATCTTTGCAAATATGAAGGGGGGAAACCACAGTAAGGAGTTCTTTTGGATCGATTTCACAATTTCAGtaacattattattttattaacacTCATTTTATTTAAAGTATGTCTTAAATCACTTCCTCTCAAACATAAGttctgaaaatatttggaataatATCTCCATGATGAACCTCTTGGACAAACACCTGATAAAAATGTCCAATGTCCTTTAATCCACAATTTGAAAACAATAAGTTTCAGTGGGGCAAATGGGCAATAAAAGAATCCTACATTTCAGTagaaaataggaataaaaatccccttttccaTCTCATAGTATCATTTATTGCTTATTTGCATATATTCTATTCCATTGTTGTGTAGGATTAGCtcaaatttatatttacactacagaaaaaagccaaataaaCACCCCAAAAGAGTAAACATTTCTTGTAATGTTTGCCAGTGATATGAAATTACCCTTCATGCAAATTTAACTCTGACAATGAACAGAAGGCTTGCATGATGCTGAATGACTGGACAATAAAATGGAAGATGAGATTAAATGCTGATGCAAGCAAATTATGTACgcagagaaaaacaattctAATTTTACATACACATGCTCCAAATTATGTCTGGAAATACAACTCAGACTCATTGGACACAGTCCTCTATCCATGTTCTTTTAAACCTCAACAGTGGATAGAAAGCCAAAGGGAATAGTGGGAATCACAATGAAAATATACCATTCCCAATTTTGATACCAATAGCAGTTCTGGGGAACTTTTTCACTGcggagaaaaaaatcactgtcaGGGCAgaaaaaacacagggaaaagtgacaaatatttttacagtGATTTTCATACACAGAGAAACGAAATAGGTGGGACATGAGAATCTTAAATGTTGTGCTAAAAGTGCTTTTTCTTATAACACAAGATATAATTATTAAATGCCAAATGATGAGAAAATTATCAAGTAAACTTTTAAACTCCACACCCAGAAAAACCCAGAAGGCTTTTCCATGCATCTCCTGATGAAATTGTGGCACAGGACTTTGTGGAAGCCATAGGTTCTGAAACAGTTATATTCATGGAAGAAAAGTCCTTCAAGTTCCAaatgtttaattaattttttcagacCAAATTAGGGACATGAGAGCACAGAGCTATAAAACAACCCTTAGAACCTGATCTAGGGATTAATTAAACAGGACTCCTTCAGCTGCACAGTATTTGATGCCAGTTTACAACAGAAACATGGAATTCAGATATATTTGGCTAAAAATTCTGGAGAAATACTGAATTCTGAGCACTACCTATAACAAAGAACGCTATAATTTTGTACAATGTTTCACCTACCTGCCTGGTAGTCTCATTAAACCTTGTTTGAATGCAAATCAGTGCAGCATAAAAGGGGGAATTTctggtggcacagctggcacagaagAGTCTATTCAGATTAGGAAGCCACCAGAGAGCTACAGGATACTTGTATTTTCCCACCTGTCTGCTCATGGAAAGGTCAGACTGCAACATTAGCATAGAAAAATTAGGTAGGACTCAGAGCACTGAGGATGTTTGATGGGGCCTGATGTTGGGGTTGCCAGAATTCTGCTTCCAGGTTTAATGTTTCCAGGGTTCAAACCACAGCTCCTTTGGCCTGAGGCCAGAGAGAAGCTGGGTGTGAGTCCATTCACAAAGGACTCTGACACGTCCTTTAGAGCTCTTTTGTGTTTCCAAAGAGATGAGGAGACATGGTATGAGATAGCATgtgaagaaaaacattaataaCTCCCCAAAAAAGTGGCAAAAgtattctaaaattatttcaggatATGTGACACCAAATGGAAGCAAGTTAGAGAAGTACTTTGCAGTTCGTCCAGAATGCAGATTACCCCAGGAATTTTCTAAGTTTAAAAGGGTTAAAAGAAAGTTTAGACTCAAGTGTTATTAGCAGAACAATTTTTCACCAATTCACAGAGTACATTAATGGCGCAGTACTTCTGTCACTATTTTGTGTTCTatcacttatttttaaataaatgcaaatgctAATTCTGATACCTAATTGTATGAGGACTGAGTGTGACCCAGCCATAGAAAACTGCACCTCACTGATCCCTTTACTACCCAGATTCAGTAGCTGGGGTACAAATAGCAAGTTGTTAGGATTTTTATTACCTAGAGCACTGGACATTTGTCAATGCATGTGCCACACTCAGAACctcccagagctgagctgtgaaaAGCCAGAGCTGAACTGAAAATGAGAATTATTTTATCGCCTTGCTTGTAAAGGAGCAAAAATAGTATAAAAAAACTTATTCCCTAAAACTTTATCAAATTTTCTTGAGATTTTGCTTATGCATTTCTAATTTAATTGATCTCCACAGATTATTTTCTAATTAAGTATATATAAATCATACAGCCTTTCTGAGTCCTAGGAGACATGAGTCTCCTACAGAATGTCTGCCAGGGGAGAAATTCTATAATACCTGTTACCATTcagattggattttttttttagtttctgaaataaatgttgCCTATGCATCACTCACCCACACAAATATAATTAATTCAGAATGTAATGCTTCTATAATTTCCCCTTCAAAATGTTTATGAGATATTGCATTTCATTGAAATTATTCCATTCCATTAAAAATCATTCTACTGGAAAATAATTGATCAGATTTATGCACATTATGGCTATTATTTACATTTACCAATATCAAAGCTAGCATTTCTTGACAAAATCTAAAACTGGTGCTTTAATTATTTACATGAATATAAGCTCCTATGTCTTACTT
Protein-coding regions in this window:
- the GAL gene encoding galanin peptides, which translates into the protein MQRCTGVLFLSLILCAALSETLGLVFSAKDKRGWTLNSAGYLLGPHAVDNHRSFNDKHGFTGKRETLPEEDIKAGSLGRPLADENIVRTVIEFLTYLHLKEVGALDKLPTPEEMNQS